The stretch of DNA GCGCGTATTCAGGTTGGAGCAAAGCAAGGTTTTGTTGATAAATCCGGTCGAATTGTAGTTGAGCCCAAATATGATGCTGCCTACGACTTTTCACAAGGATTAGCGCGTGTTAAACAAGGTACCAAATGGGGTTTTATTGATAAAAGCGGCAAAATGGTTGTGCCGGCTAAATATGACATGGTACACGATTTTTCTGAAGGACTCGCCAATTTTCTGGTTGGTGATGAAGGAACCGGAAAATGGGGATACATAGATGCCAGCGGGAAAGTGATTCTTGAGGCGAAATTCGATAAAGCGTTTGGGTTTAAAAACGGAAGAGCGTTGGTTCGTGTGGGTGACTTCAAAACCGGTAAATACGGTTACATCGATAAAACCGGAAAAATGATTATTGCTGCAGAATTTGATGATGCCAAGGATTTCAGTGATGGAATGGCATGTGTAGCTTCAGGTACAGGAACAGCCAGAAAATGGGGGTATATCGATGTAAATGGAAAACTTCTCATTACCCGTCAGTTTGCTATCCCATCAAATTTCGAGGATGGACTAGCAAAAGTGCGAATCGGCGATTTTCGTACTGGTACAGAAGGCTATATCGACAAAAGCGGAAAATTTGTTTGGCAGGTGAAAAAATAAACCGGAACACAAGAAATAAATAAGGAGGCTTTGGCCTCCTTTGTTTTTTATTAAGGGACCAGTTTTGTACCTTTGCAGCGTTCAATTTAAGCTTAATAAAACTACTAGAAGAAATTATGGGTTCTACTGCCGAAAAGAAGACACTTCCATTCAAGGTTAAAGATATTAACCTGGCGGATTGGGGAAGAAAAGAAATTAAACTGGCCGAAGCTGAAATGCCGGGATTGATGTCACTCCGTGAAGAGTATGGCAAATCAAAACCACTCGCCGGTGCACGTATTGCTGGTTGTTTACATATGACCATTCAAACAGCTGTTTTAATTGAAACATTAAAAGAACTTGGTGCTGAGGTGACCTGGTCTTCCTGCAATATTTTCTCAACTCAAGATCATGCTGCTGCTGCCATTGCTGCTGCAGGAATCCCTGTTTATGCCTGGAAAGGAATGAACGAAGAAGAATTTGACTGGTGTATCGAACAAACCTTGTTTGCATTTAAAGATGGTAAGCCTCTCAATATGATTTTGGATGATGGTGGAGATTTGACCAATATGGTGTTGGATCGTTATCCTGAATTAGTTAAAGACATTAAAGGATTGTCAGAAGAAACCACTACCGGTGTTCATCGTTTATATGAGCGCGTTAGAAAAGGAACTTTACCAATTCCTGCAATTAATATCAACGACTCAGTAACCAAATCTAAATTTGATAACAAATATGGTTGCCGTGAATCATTGGTCGACGCTATTCGTCGCGCTACCGATTTAATGCTTGCCGGTAAAGTTGCTGTTGTAGCTGGATACGGTGATGTAGGTAAAGGATCTGCTCAATCATTGAGTAGCCAGGGTGTTCGTGTTATTGTTACCGAAATCGACCCAATCTGCGCATTACAGGCTGCAATGGATGGCTATCAGGTATTAAAAATGGATACTGCCGTTAAAATTGCAGATATCATTGTAACGGCTACAGGAAACAAAAATATTGTTGTTGACCGCCACTTTAAAGCGATGAAGCACAATGCTATCGTTTGTAATATCGGACACTTCGATAACGAAATCGATATGGCTTGGTTGAACAAAAATTATGGTGCTTCCAAGGATGTTATCAAACCACAGGTTGATAAATACACAGTTGATGGAAAAGATATTATTGTGCTTGCCGAAGGACGCCTGGTTAATCTGGGTTGTGCTACAGGTCACCCATCATTCGTGATGTCCAATTCCTTCACCAACCAAACACTTGCACAGATTGAGCTTTGGAATCATTCGGATAAATACGAAAATCAGGTGTACACTCTTCCAAAACACCTTGATGAAAAAGTAGCACGATTGCATCTTGCAAAAATCGGTGTTGAGTTAGAAACGCTTACTACCGACCAGGCAGAGTATATTGGTGTTACCGTTGAAGGTCCTTTCAAAGCGGAACATTACCGTTATTAATCGAATTACCTACAATATAAAAGGGGGCCATCGCCCCCTTTTTTTATGCATATAATTGTAAGCATCAATTGTAAATCCGGAGAATACTTAAACCGTCCCAATACGTTTGATACATTTTCATTCCACGTGTAGCCGGACCGCCCTGAATGGATCCGTCGGTGAGTAGAAAACTCGATCCGCAGCAATCATCTTTAGCAATAACATTATTACTGGAATCCACATTTAATTTCCCGCAGGAATTTGAAGGTTGATAAGGGCAATGGCGATCAAAAGCCAGAAATTCATCTTGCGATCGGCGGTATACGATGATGCCTCTGGATCCTCCGTCAAAATACATCCAACCTCCAACGGCTTGCAGACTAAAATATCCGGGATTATTAATGTTAACCTGAATATCCACCAACACATCCGGAATCTGGTCATTGTCTTTTTTGCAGGACATAAAAAATCCTGAAAAAATCAACATCAA from Flavobacteriales bacterium encodes:
- a CDS encoding WG repeat-containing protein produces the protein MRYFIRLALLLFSMHSLGLHAQVLYPISVNHKDGYIDKSGKVVVEANYDKAQPFNGGMGRVQMAGKTGYVNGSGKLVIDAKYDKGTDFNEGLAAVSLAGKWSFIDDKGTVKFEVNCSNAYAFSDGLARIQVGAKQGFVDKSGRIVVEPKYDAAYDFSQGLARVKQGTKWGFIDKSGKMVVPAKYDMVHDFSEGLANFLVGDEGTGKWGYIDASGKVILEAKFDKAFGFKNGRALVRVGDFKTGKYGYIDKTGKMIIAAEFDDAKDFSDGMACVASGTGTARKWGYIDVNGKLLITRQFAIPSNFEDGLAKVRIGDFRTGTEGYIDKSGKFVWQVKK
- the ahcY gene encoding adenosylhomocysteinase encodes the protein MGSTAEKKTLPFKVKDINLADWGRKEIKLAEAEMPGLMSLREEYGKSKPLAGARIAGCLHMTIQTAVLIETLKELGAEVTWSSCNIFSTQDHAAAAIAAAGIPVYAWKGMNEEEFDWCIEQTLFAFKDGKPLNMILDDGGDLTNMVLDRYPELVKDIKGLSEETTTGVHRLYERVRKGTLPIPAININDSVTKSKFDNKYGCRESLVDAIRRATDLMLAGKVAVVAGYGDVGKGSAQSLSSQGVRVIVTEIDPICALQAAMDGYQVLKMDTAVKIADIIVTATGNKNIVVDRHFKAMKHNAIVCNIGHFDNEIDMAWLNKNYGASKDVIKPQVDKYTVDGKDIIVLAEGRLVNLGCATGHPSFVMSNSFTNQTLAQIELWNHSDKYENQVYTLPKHLDEKVARLHLAKIGVELETLTTDQAEYIGVTVEGPFKAEHYRY